Sequence from the Thermus tengchongensis genome:
CAGGGTCTGGGGGGAAAAACTCCTCGGGCAGGATGCGGGTCACGCTCACGTGGGCCACGTAGGCCAGGGAAACGGGGATCTTGCCCTCCACCGCCAAAAAGGTGTCCGTGTCAAAGTTCTCCCCCTCGTGGGCCTTGGCCACGTGGTCCACCATGCCGAAGTAGCGCACCTGGCCCACCTTGGGGTGGTATCCCTCCACCACCACCAGGTCGTCCAGGCGCAAAAGCCCCTCCCCCTCCACCCCCACCCAGAACTCCAGGGGGGTGGCCTCCCGGCTTCCCAGCACCACGCCGATCCGCTCCACCCTTCACCTCCCAAGATGCCTGGCCAGCATGCGGGCCACCACCTCGCGGCTTCCCATCCTTCGGGCCAGCTCCCGCTCCAGCCCCCCCACGGGCAGGAGGTTCTGCGGAGCCCGGGGGTCTTTCACCGGGTGAGAGGCCAAGGCGGGGAAGAGGCTTAAGGATAGGTCCGCCAGGGCGCCGAAATCCCCCTGTAGCGGGGTTTCCACCCGCAAAAGCCCGCTTTCCGGCGGGCGCACCCCCTCCGGGGGCAGGGGCAGGCGCAGGTACCAGCTGGCGAGCTCCATCCCCTGCCTGCGCACCCGAAAGGCCGGGGTGCGCTCCCCTGGGGCCAGGGCGCGGAGGAGGGCCTCCTCCTCCTTGGGCAGGTACCGGGCCCAGTGGGTCTTGATGTAGCCCAGCACCGGGCCTTCCCGCACCGCGCGCACCGGCCCGTCCACCACCAAGAGCCCCCCCACTAGCTCCTTGGCCAGTTCCTGCTCCAGGCCAGCCCGGGCTTGGCGCAAGCCCTCCTGCAGACCCTCGAGGCCCTCCCCCACCGCGGACACGGGTTCGTAGGCCAGCTCCCCCACGGCCAAGGGCTTCTCCAAGCCAACCCCCACCCGGCGCACCACAGGGGGAAGAAGCCGCATCCTTCCCCCCTCCCACACCACCGTCCCTGCGGCCACGCACCCCAGGAGGGCAAGCCGCTCCCCGTCGGAGATCAGGGCCTCGGCCCGCTCCCGCCCGTCTAGGAAGTAGAGAGGCTCGGGCCAGGGTTGGGGAGGAGCGGTCCTGGCCTCCCAGGACTCCTCCAGGAGGTGGAAGGCCTCGGGCTCGCTCCCCCGGAGAAGGGCCTCTTCGGCCTCCTGCCAGGGGAGGTCCAGGGCGTAAAGCCGCCAGGCCATGCCCCTAGATTACCGGGGCCGGGCGGTAGGGCAGGTACTTGGGCTCCCAGAAGCGGGAGCGCACGAACTCCATGAGCCCCTTGAAGGAAAGCCCCTTTACCCGCTCCTCCTCGG
This genomic interval carries:
- a CDS encoding DNA double-strand break repair nuclease NurA, whose amino-acid sequence is MAWRLYALDLPWQEAEEALLRGSEPEAFHLLEESWEARTAPPQPWPEPLYFLDGRERAEALISDGERLALLGCVAAGTVVWEGGRMRLLPPVVRRVGVGLEKPLAVGELAYEPVSAVGEGLEGLQEGLRQARAGLEQELAKELVGGLLVVDGPVRAVREGPVLGYIKTHWARYLPKEEEALLRALAPGERTPAFRVRRQGMELASWYLRLPLPPEGVRPPESGLLRVETPLQGDFGALADLSLSLFPALASHPVKDPRAPQNLLPVGGLERELARRMGSREVVARMLARHLGR